The Kogia breviceps isolate mKogBre1 chromosome 19, mKogBre1 haplotype 1, whole genome shotgun sequence genome contains the following window.
gccacatggtttgtgggatcttagttccaccacaaccagggatcgaacccatgcccctgcagtggaagcgcggagtcctaaccactggactgccagagaattcccttaaTTGCTCACTTTTGATTCATTTATCCCAGAGGGATTGTCCCAAGAGCCATACTCAGAATGTTTGACACATTCCAAGGCTGTAGTTCTActtacatatacttatatatgtacaTCTACAGAAGGCATCCCCTGCTATTGTCTGGAGTTTTGCAATTTTCTTTGCCCTTGGCATTGCTAGTTCCTTCCGCTCCAGTTATATTCTCTTTGACCAAGATTCTCCCTGGtagtggggaaaggagagggcaGGCCTTCAAAAGAGTTCTAAAGGGTCCTCCTCTCACCCCTTTCCTTCTGTGAGTTTCCCCAACCAAAATAGGAGTTGGACAAGAAACCAGATCATGAGTATTGCACTCAATTGTAGCCATTTGGTGCTAATTCATGTTATTTCACATATAGAGACATAGATATCCAATTACTAAGCAATGACCGCAGCTTTTTCTGGTCTAATAGTCCTGTCCAGGGGCCAAGGAGTAGACTAGCTCTGTGACCATTTGAGGTGGCTTCTATCTCGCTCATTCTCAGCATCCAATGTATACCACCtccaaaaaacaaatatttaaaccgTGAGCTgtaaattacaaaaacaaaacaaaacatgacccTACTGCATTCAGAGGAGACTGTAAAGCTGCGGGCTTAAGGACATGGGTTTTCCAGACACCATACCTCATCTGAATGACTTTCTGTATTTCCTTCTCAGGTTCGCCTGGCTCTAATGCATGCTGAATACTTCATGAACAATGTTAAGATGAATGACTATGTCAAAGACAGTGAGGAATGCAAGCCAGTCATCATTAATGCACTGAAGGCCATGTATGACCTAAACATGAACGGACCTTCTAATTCTGACTTCACCAACCCACTCACCAGGCCCCGCCTGCCCTACGCCATCCTATTTGCAATTGGCGGCTGGAGTGGTGGGAGCCCCACCAATGCCATTGAGGCATACGATGCTCGGGCAGACAGATGGCTGAATGTCACTTGTGAGGAAGAGAGTCCCCGTGCCTACCACGGGACAGCTTATTTGAAAGGCTATGTTTACATCATTGGGGGGTTCGATAGTGTAGACTATTTCAACAGTGTAAAGCGTTTTAACCCAGTCCAGAAAACGTGGCACCAGGTGGCCCCGATGCACTCCAGGCGTTGCTATGTCAGCGTGACAGTCCTCAGTAATTTTATTTACGCCATGGGAGGATTTGATGGCTATGTGCGTCTCAACACTGCTGAACGTTATGAGCCAGAGACCAACCAGTGGACACTCATTGCCCCCATGCATGAACAGAGAAGTGATGCGAGTGCCACAACACTCCATGGAAAGGTAAGACCCCGGGGGAAGGTGGGGTGAGGAGATGGGAAAGCAAACAAGCCTGGAAATAATGGATGGAAAGCAGAAGCGGCAGTATTCACTTTGCAATACTAACTCCTTCATCAAATGACTAAGTGGCCCTTTGTAACTATCTTTTCTGATTTTACTTATTAAAAGGCAATGCATGCACGCGTGGAAAAAAGAAACGCAGACTGAAGACGGTCATCAGAAgtgtcccctgcccccagccgccACCGTACACACAACCCTTTCTTTCTACTCCCCAGTTTTAATAATCTTGGAACTCTCTTCACACAGGTCTACATATGTGGTGGGTTTAACGGAAATGAATGCCTGTTTACGGCAGAAGTGTACAACACTGAGAGTAATCAGTGGACAATCATAGCACCCATGAGAAGCAGGAGGAGTGGAATAGGCGTAATTGCTTATGGAGAACACGTATACGCGGTGAGTTTCTTTTGTACAACAAAAAATTATAGCCCTAGATTTTCTATTAGCAAATAGGTTTACGCTACCACTGGGAAGGATTTGAAAGCTTTTTTCCatggaagatggtggaagagggaGGTATGAAATCACTggttccccctccccgcccccccgccaaAGAGGGCATCCCCAGCAAACAGAAGCGATGGTTAACAGCCAGCTGTGTTTCCTCTGCTCTCCACAGGTAGGCGGCTTTGACGGAGCTAATCGACTTAGGAGTGCAGAAGCCTACAGCCCAGTGGCTAATACTTGGCACACGATCCCCACTATGTTTAATCCTCGTAGCAATTTTGGTATCGAGGTGGTAGACGACCTCTTGTTTGTGGTGGGTGGTTTTAATGGCTTTACCACCACCTTTAATGTTGAGTGCTATGATGAAAAGACCGAAGAGTGGTATGACGCTCACGACATGAGTATATACCGCAGTGCTCTGAGCTGCTGTGTGGTACCAGGGCTGGCCAATGTCGGGGAATACGCAGCTAGACGAGACAACTTCACAGGATTCGCACTGCGTGATGAAGTGAAGTATTCCGCCTCGACAAGTACCCTACCTGTATGAGCCTCTCCATTTAGCTAATAAAAAGTCTAAGCAATaagaattcttttaaataaatgcagTGTTTAAACTTGTAAGAGTATTGGAAAGTGTTCAATTTAAGGGAGCCAAGGGTTGCATGACTGAAGGGAATAagaggggaggaagaaagcaaTTATAGTCAATGGTgcagaattaaaaaggaaaaatcacagtGCAAATCAGctctaaagaaatacatttatttaaaacttacATTGAGATGATTAGTAGCTATAACACAGAACAAGATAACTTTAGGAACATAAAACAAGCTATTTTACAATGTAATGTCTCAAAGTGTCCTAAATTCTACATCTCctctgacttaaagggggggcaCTCAGATTATACTTGCAGTAGATAAGGGCTTGATACTGTTAGCCCAGAACACTCACTCTATCAACTggaactaaatatttattttacaaataactcaaacaGCCCCAGCACATGGATCATAAGATCTTCAACCATGTAGCAAGCACTACTTTTCACGACTGCATTATGCAGGAGGATTAAGTTAACAAGTGCTCTATTGTATGTGCTTCACTGTCAGACATTTCCAGTAATGGTCATGGAGAGTAAGACAAAAGCCCTACTACAAAGGTAATCAACAAAGAGTGGTTATTTGGCTATCTAATTAAATTCCTTGAAGCAAAATgactattgttattgttattgtattACATCACGACTATGAGCTGTTTTGTTTCCAATGACCAAAACATATTATAATGTAAGCATTATAACAAAAACGAAAATGGACTATTCTCAAGAAAGTAACAAACTGGAGTGATGAACTGTGACAGAATGTTTAACAGTTTAAAAAAGGAGAGACTGAATTGTTTCTCCAAATATTCTACACTTAAATGACAACCTATAAACACCCTATGTTTCTAGTGTAGGCAGAGAACTTGCTTCACAATTCTACATATTTGGAAAAGACATGAAATGTGGACGATACACTTAGTTTGAGGCAAGTACAAAAAAACCTCCCTTTGGTTATGCTTGATTAGGCCAAGTAACTAAAATATACAGTTCAGCTTATGTGTCTACCAATAGTATAGTGTTCATATTAGAATTATGAAGCAGAGAATGAAGTATTTAAACATACCACGTCTACACTAGCAAGAaacataaagaggaaaaaaaagtgtgcCCTAGAAACTGCCTTACCAGCAGCCTGAAGAGTTTAATATACAAAAGAACAGAAATCTGCCATAAACACTATCTTTCCAGCTTCAAACTTCTGTCCTAcataaaaaaagatttcaaaagttTTTTGGTCCCAGAAATACAATACAAAATCAAGTAATCAAGACAAAACTGATGTCAAtaaattttgaggtttttttttttttttttttttttttttaaagcaaagtagTTTTGAATTGGCACAGCAAAAGCAAAGTTCGGCATCAAGATACACAAGGCTAATCATGCAAACAACTGCAAGTGAGATGTATTACTTAAACACTAAGCTCATGACTGACATTCTCAATatatacactgatttttttttttttaaccgtggTGGGGTAAGTATAGTTAAAGGATATCCATTCTAAGATATAAGCAGCCTCACTCAAAGTTATATATAGTTATTACTTTTTGGTACAATCAatgcctctcttttccttctacaaaacagtaacaaaagcaaaaaaggtTTGCTTGAATACATATTAAACTGTCTTTTTAAAGCTGTATTTTTAACTGCTTAAATGATCAAACACAATCTTTTAAGTTTTcatcaaaaaggaaatttcttTCCCAAAGAGCCATTTTAGGCTGGTCATCATAATCAGAACCTTTCCAAATACTGCGGGAAGTTATTTCCAGTTTAGAATTTCAGAATGTCAGCCTTGAACAGATTTAAGCAAATctggtttctttccttattaacaaGTTAGTTAGGAGATTTCAGAAACACAAGTTACTGATGTGAAATCACACATGTGAATTCAAATATGAAAATTAGGAATTCAGTAGTCAGGAACCCTGCACACATCATCATGCAAGGAAGGACTTACCCTCTCTTTCCAGCCATGGCCTAGGCTGCCTGCCGAGTTAAAGAACAACAGTTTCAATCACGTTTTCAAAACCAGATTATACCTAAATCTTACGAGTTATGACTTCCGCCACATCATGTGAAAAAAAGATAACCCTACAAATAACTTGGTAATGACTGTCTCAGAAGACAGCTCTGAGACCAAAACCAAAAGGCAATCAAAAACCTTACACCCGTCTAAAGAGAAACTGGCACCTTAGTGAGCTACTAAATTATTTCGACAGCACCAAGAAAAGGCAGTTTGCTAGCACAGTCTATCAGAGAGAAACGAGAACTTCATTCAATGAACTTTTCTGTCTTACTTGCATAGACCTCTCACAACTACTTAGCACTTCTCAGAATCCAAAtagcttttattaaaataactacaaataaatggaaattaagaaaacagtagaGGTGGGGTAGGATAATATATCCTCATATAGAAATAGACTTGCAGTCTCCCATCCCTACCCAGGCCTAAATTAAATGGTTTTAAAGCAGATTTCCAACACATTATTGAAAAACTTTGTCCTAGGCAGGGATACCATTTCAGAAATTTCAGTTAAGTTCTTAGTATAGAGTCCAAGGGCTAAACATTAATAGTCTCACAGCAAGCACACCAAAATTCCtggttgtgctttttttccttttgaggttTGATCCAACTAATAAGATTAACTATAATggactagggaaaaaaaatatcactGTACTTGGAATTCACCTTCTAGAATGGTATTCCAGAACGTCTAAGAAGGTAGAGATATtctgaaagaaacaagaaaagtataCTGGACCCACATTTCAAACTGTTAGAGCAGGAGTCCCTTATGTTAACTGAATGCTAAGAGTCAACCTAAGTGCTAATTTGCATAAAGCCTGGGCACAGATAAGAGTATCAGAagaatgcataaaaataaataaaagataaccaTAGTGATAAATTTTTAAGAGCCATAATTATGCACCCAAATGTAGTATTCTAGGCTCAGGCAAAGTTCCAATGAAAGTCTAGGGCAACTGGATAAAACATTGTAATAATCCAGGCTGAGAAATAATAAGGCTTCTCTTTAGCAATTTCTCTAAATTGTTACTTCCTTCCCATTTTGAAAAAAGTTTCTTTTAGAAAGGAATGGTAAGGATTCCATACAATATGCATCAGagcaaaatttaaaattgaagGCATTGTGTCGATTGTCATTGGCATTATTTACACTCATTAATTTATCTTCAAATAAGCCTGCAACTCCCGAAAAAAgcgtttttaaatttttcagtgcCTTTGATTTCTTACTCTAAACTAATAATACTTTTCTTCTTAGAGAAACAAATTTCACAGATATAACTTCCTCTGTATTCAATCAATCAGCTAAAGGTCAGTAATTTGTCTCAGTGATGACTTGAAGTTTATAACACAGTtgctaaagaaatgaaaaatgctaaaaaaatgCATGAGCCAATCACAAATTTCTCATCAATCATCTCTTCTAGAAATAAACAAGATAGCATTTGTagataaacaaatacaaaaaagtaTCAATGCAAACATTCTGAAATCATCTTGCTGAAATATTGTGCTTTCTTCAAATTTCAATCTCACTATTGCACATACCTCCTGTAGATGACGGCTCAATGCATAAATTCTGATCTTGTCAAAACCAACCATtcgggaaaaaaatgaaaaagattatCAAAGTAAATGTGCAAATATAACTGGTGCTTAAAGCATGTTCAAAACATAAGACCCTAAGACAAAGGAGTTACTACTTGCTGGCAGACACAGTAACTACACCTGGTTTTTCCACTTATCTTTAATAAGATCTTATTcagctaacacacacacaaaccaaagATGGATAAAGActgcaaactaacaaaaattaccATGTATTGAACTGATCTTCCCATTCTTCAGTTTTTGACTATATTTCCTTTATATGGGGCGATAATCAGTTCATGTAGAAAATAAGTTATCGACATACTTTTTCAAGTGACAGTCTGGGTATCTTCAGCCTCATGAACAGGTACAACTGTTTTGAGCTGCACATATCAGAGAACCTAGCATTCTATCTGAGAGCTTGGCACTCGTCGCATGTTTAGGGCGTGTCGATGTATTTCTTGCATCTGTCTGATCCGGTCCTTCTGCCACATTAAGTTTTGAGGCATAGGATATCTCTGAGTGCCATGCAAGTACCGGTATGGGATTCTCACATGGCAGGCAGTGGCTCTACAACGAGGCTGAGGCATGGGAGGAAGAAGCATCCACCTCTTTCTCTCAGCACAATATCGGTAAGCTTCTTTCCGATACTGTTTGTCAATATCATCACTGTTTTTCCAGCCTCCAATAATGAAAACGTCGTCTTTGTAATAGCAAATGGCCGCTCCTTCGATGCTTAGGACTTCTGGAGGTAAGCTTTCAAGGATCTCATCAGACACTTGGCTGGCAATTTTTCTTACTGCCTCTTCATTTTCTAAAGAATAACTCTTGGGACAGCATGAGGCTGTCTGATAAAAGTTTGAATTGACCACAGACATTTGGAAAAAGCAGTAATTGTCAATAAGTGGCAAAGATTCCACATCTTGCCACTGTCGAGTCTCCGTATCATAACAAGTGATGACAGCCTTTAATCCATCTTCGGTGTCCCGGTCCACGGGAGTGCGGGCAGCGATGTACACGAACCGGTCTTCAATGGCTAGTGCTTTAACATCTCGAAGAATCTTTGGTGCTGATTCCAAGTTGTGCCATTTATCAAGCTCGGGATTATAAACAGTCACATCTTTAAAACCAGGACTGAAGTTGCCATGTCCTCCAATGCTGTATAGCTTCCCTTTGACTTCTGTTAGTCCAAAAGAATGCTTCCTTGTCATCAGACTGCAAACGTGTTCCCAGGTATTCAAGTTTGGGTTATACCTTTCCACAGTTTTAGCAAACCCTGGTTCCATCGACCCAGCAACATACACGTAGGATTCTGTTACTGCAACAGCATGTCCATCAAGGTGATTATGAATATGGGGTAGGTTTACCCATCTGTCCTCATCGACAAAATATCCCACACATTCACTTAAATAGTCCCCTCCTTCTGACACGCCTCCAATAACCATGATCACGTCCATGTTTTGCCCATAGCGAGGTAATAACGAGACATGAGAAGCGGGATGCTGGAATGTGCCAGACTGTATATTCTCGGCTCTAAGAGCATGCCTCTCCACTGCATCGGCCACTAACTTGACACAAACCTCATTATTGGCCACCAGCCTCTCTGGTTTGACATGACGAGTAAGGTAAGTAGGTTTCATCTGGGACAATCTGAGCAATTTAAAAAGTTCTTCaaagtatctctctctctcttcagcaTTTCTCTGAACCCATTTCAAAACTGTTTCAAATAGAACCTCTTCAGAATCAACTGTAATCTCCAAGTCCGACAGCCAGTCTCGAATAAGGTGGAAAGGTAAAGTATAAAATTCCTCATCCTGAATTA
Protein-coding sequences here:
- the KLHL10 gene encoding kelch-like protein 10; the encoded protein is MEMESAAASTHFHQPHMERKMSAMTCEIFNELRLEGKLCDVVIKVNGFEFNAHKNILCSCSSYFRALFTSGWNNTEKKVYNIPGISPDMMKLIIEYAYTRTIPITPDNVEKLLAAADQFNIMGVVRGCCEFLKSELCLDNCIGICKFTDYYYCPELRQKAYMFILHNFEEMVKVSAEFLELSVTELQDIIEKDELNVKQEDAVFEAILKWISHDAQNRKQHISVLLPKVRLALMHAEYFMNNVKMNDYVKDSEECKPVIINALKAMYDLNMNGPSNSDFTNPLTRPRLPYAILFAIGGWSGGSPTNAIEAYDARADRWLNVTCEEESPRAYHGTAYLKGYVYIIGGFDSVDYFNSVKRFNPVQKTWHQVAPMHSRRCYVSVTVLSNFIYAMGGFDGYVRLNTAERYEPETNQWTLIAPMHEQRSDASATTLHGKVYICGGFNGNECLFTAEVYNTESNQWTIIAPMRSRRSGIGVIAYGEHVYAVGGFDGANRLRSAEAYSPVANTWHTIPTMFNPRSNFGIEVVDDLLFVVGGFNGFTTTFNVECYDEKTEEWYDAHDMSIYRSALSCCVVPGLANVGEYAARRDNFTGFALRDEVKYSASTSTLPV
- the KLHL11 gene encoding kelch-like protein 11 — translated: MAAAAVAAAAAAAAAASLQVLEMESMETAAAGSAGLAAEVRGSGTVDFGPGPGLSAMEASGGDPGPEAEDFECSSHCSELSWRQNEQRRQGLFCDITLCFGGAGGREFRAHRSVLAAATEYFTPLLSGQFSESRSGRVEMRKWSSEPGPEPDTVEAVIEYMYTGRIRVSTGSVHEVLELADRFLLIRLKEFCGEFLKKKLHLSNCVAIHSLAHMYTLSQLALKAADMIRRNFHKVIQDEEFYTLPFHLIRDWLSDLEITVDSEEVLFETVLKWVQRNAEERERYFEELFKLLRLSQMKPTYLTRHVKPERLVANNEVCVKLVADAVERHALRAENIQSGTFQHPASHVSLLPRYGQNMDVIMVIGGVSEGGDYLSECVGYFVDEDRWVNLPHIHNHLDGHAVAVTESYVYVAGSMEPGFAKTVERYNPNLNTWEHVCSLMTRKHSFGLTEVKGKLYSIGGHGNFSPGFKDVTVYNPELDKWHNLESAPKILRDVKALAIEDRFVYIAARTPVDRDTEDGLKAVITCYDTETRQWQDVESLPLIDNYCFFQMSVVNSNFYQTASCCPKSYSLENEEAVRKIASQVSDEILESLPPEVLSIEGAAICYYKDDVFIIGGWKNSDDIDKQYRKEAYRYCAERKRWMLLPPMPQPRCRATACHVRIPYRYLHGTQRYPMPQNLMWQKDRIRQMQEIHRHALNMRRVPSSQIEC